Genomic segment of Agrobacterium larrymoorei:
ATGATGGTTTCGAAGATACCTTATGCGGCTTCTTCTTCTGGTGCGTCGTCTTCCTCGACAGCCTTGCCGCGCTTGGGGCCCTTGTTGAGATTGACTTCAACGAGGCGAACGGCTTCGGTCTCGGACATCTTGTTCACGGCTGCGATTTCGCGGGCCATGCGATCAAGTGCAGCTTCGTAAAGCTGGCGCTCGGAGTAAGACTGCTCAGGCTGGTTTTCGGCGCGATAGAGATCGCGAACCACTTCTGCGATGGCGATCAGATCGCCGGAATTGATTTTGGCATCATATTCCTGCGCGCGACGCGACCACATGGTGCGCTTGACGCGAGCCTTGCCCTGAACAACCTTCAGCGCGCGCTCGACGAAATCCCCTTCGGACAGCTTGCGCATGCCAATGCTCACAGCTTTTGCCACTGGAACCTTGAGGCGCATCTTGTCTTTTTCGAAATCGATGACGAAAAGCTCGAGCTTCATGCCCGCAACTTCCTGTTCTTCGATGGCCGAAATAGTGCCGACGCCGTGAGCGGGATAAACGATCGCTTCACCGGTCTTGAAACCGTGACGCGCTGGAGATTTCTTCTGCTGGGTCGTCATTCGTTCTAAAAACTCCCTGTTACATACACCCGGGGGTCGCCGGGGTCGGGTCGGTCAGGCCCGGATGAGACGGGGGAAAGCCGTCAGGTGACTCCACACTGGTCCAGCCGTGCACGCAAAAAGAAACCATCTCGCAATTCGGAATTCGATAACACAAAAGTTGGATATGTCACGGAAACCGCGTGCAATTGATGATTTGCTTTCGTGGTGTTTTTGGGCACGCAAATGCCACGCTGTGGATCAGTTTTTTCTGTCTACCACAAAAATACGTGGAAATCAATAATTTGCTTCTACCGTGACTCTGGAGTCACAATAGGGTCTACTGGTTATTAACAGTTTGTGCCAATTGCAATGTCGTAAACGCATAACTCAGAAAGAAGTTGTGCATTAAATCGAATGAAAATTTCTATCCTCGTCTAAAGGATCGATTGCCACTTAAACTATTCATAATTCCGCGCCAATATCCGATTCGAATTTTGTGAAAATGACCGCTTTTCGCGCATTTTCGCTGAGACCGAGCATCCTTTTGGAGGAAAAAAGGCAAAATGGGCTACCGGAACAATCCAAAACGCGACAAACAGCTTGAAAAAGCGAAAAAGCTGGCGGAAGCCACGGACAAGCCTTTTCTCGATCCGAATACACTTTTTAGTCGCGCTAGCGTCGACGATATCGAATATTATTCTCCAGAGATGCTCGCAGCCGCGTCTACGCACGCCCTGAAGGAACTATCGCGCTGGAAGGTGGATACGCCCTTCATCGGTATTTCGCAGGTCGAAGGTGTCGCACCGCGTGACGTTCCGGTTTCCATTCTGACGATCATCGGCCGGAACATGCCGTTCCTGTATGACTCCATCATGGGGGAGGTGACCAGTAGCTACCGTAGTCTGTATCTCGCCGTTCACCCC
This window contains:
- a CDS encoding CarD family transcriptional regulator translates to MTTQQKKSPARHGFKTGEAIVYPAHGVGTISAIEEQEVAGMKLELFVIDFEKDKMRLKVPVAKAVSIGMRKLSEGDFVERALKVVQGKARVKRTMWSRRAQEYDAKINSGDLIAIAEVVRDLYRAENQPEQSYSERQLYEAALDRMAREIAAVNKMSETEAVRLVEVNLNKGPKRGKAVEEDDAPEEEAA